From one Rosa rugosa chromosome 4, drRosRugo1.1, whole genome shotgun sequence genomic stretch:
- the LOC133706952 gene encoding (R)-mandelonitrile beta-glucosyltransferase-like — translation MGSYGLMAETKPHAVCIPYPAQGHINPMLKLAKLLHHKGFHITFVNTEYNHRRLLNSRGPNALDGLPSFQFKTIPDGLPPTDTNATQDIPALCQSTRKYCLPHFRELLGKLNSEVDSPPVSCVVSDGVMSFTLDAAEELGVPEVLFWTTSACGLMGYVQYKHLVEKGYTPLKDASYLTNGYLDTVIDWIPGMKDIRLKDIPTFIRTTDPNDNMVDFVLHETERAAKKASAIILNTFDDIEHDVLEALSTLLPPVYSIGPLNLQVNQIPPDSELQTFGSNLWKEETECLEWLDSKEPNSVVYVNFGSITVMTETQLIEFAWGLANSKKTFLWVIRPDLVGGASAVVPEEFVQETRERSMLASWCPQEQVLSHLAIGGFLTHSGWNSTVETICGGVPVICWPFFAEQQTNCRYCSKEWGIGIEIEGDPKRDYIEGLVRKLMEGEEGKEMKKKALEWKRLAMEAASGPKGSSFVNLDKMVNQVLLAPRK, via the exons ATGGGTTCCTATGGTTTAATGGCAGAGACCAAGCCACATGCTGTATGCATCCCTTACCCAGCTCAGGGTCACATAAACCCTATGCTCAAGTTAGCCAAGCTCCTCCACCACAAGGGCTTCCACATCACCTTCGTCAACACCGAGTACAACCACAGGCGCCTCCTCAACTCCCGAGGCCCCAACGCCCTCGACGGCCTCCCTTCTTTTCAGTTCAAGACCATCCCCGATGGGCTCCCTCCTACCGACACAAATGCCACGCAGGACATACCGGCACTGTGCCAGTCCACCAGGAAGTACTGCCTCCCGCACTTCAGGGAGCTTCTTGGGAAGCTGAACTCTGAGGTGGACTCGCCGCCGGTGAGCTGCGTGGTTTCTGATGGCGTCATGAGCTTCACTCTTGATGCGGCCGAGGAACTTGGGGTGCCGGAAGTGCTTTTCTGGACTACTAGTGCTTGCGGGCTCATGGGCTACGTTCAGTATAAGCATCTTGTTGAGAAGGGGTACACTCCTCTTAAAG ATGCTAGTTACTTAACAAACGGGTACTTGGACACCGTGATAGACTGGATACCAGGCATGAAAGATATCCGTTTAAAGGATATCCCAACCTTCATCAGAACCACAGACCCAAACGACAACATGGTCGATTTCGTTCTCCACGAAACCGAACGAGCAGCTAAGAAAGCCTCCGCCATCATCTTAAACACATTCGACGACATAGAACACGACGTCCTCGAAGCACTCTCAACTCTCCTACCGCCAGTCTACTCCATCGGACCCCTAAACCTACAAGTCAACCAAATCCCACCCGACAGTGAGTTGCAAACCTTTGGGTCGAATCTCTGGAAGGAAGAAACAGAGTGTCTGGAATGGCTGGACTCCAAAGAGCCTAACTCTGTAGTCTACGTCAACTTCGGAAGCATCACAGTGATGACCGAAACTCAGCTGATCGAGTTCGCTTGGGGGCTCGCAAACAGCAAGAAGACGTTTCTCTGGGTGATTAGGCCTGACCTAGTTGGGGGAGCATCGGCTGTGGTGCCGGAAGAGTTTGTACAGGAGACGAGAGAAAGAAGTATGTTAGCTAGTTGGTGCCCTCAGGAACAAGTCCTGAGCCACCTAGCCATCGGAGGGTTCTTGACTCACAGCGGGTGGAACTCGACGGTCGAGACTATCTGCGGCGGAGTGCCGGTGATCTGCTGGCCTTTCTTCGCCGAGCAACAGACGAACTGCAGGTACTGCTCCAAAGAGTGGGGAATAGGAATTGAGATTGAGGGAGATCCCAAGAGAGATTACATAGAAGGGCTTGTGAGGAAGTTGATGGAGGGAGAAGAAGGGaaagagatgaagaagaaagctCTGGAATGGAAGAGGTTGGCAATGGAGGCCGCCAGTGGTCCTAAGGGTTCGTCTTTTGTGAACTTGGACAAAATGGTCAACCAGGTGCTTCTAGCTCCCAGAAAATAA